A stretch of DNA from Acropora palmata chromosome 12, jaAcrPala1.3, whole genome shotgun sequence:
TGTTGGCTACTACCTGTTGCATGTGACAGGGGTACTTGGTGAGAAGCTGCCATGCCACTTACAGGAAATGGTGCCATGCTGGGCTTTGTATCCATTTGGTATGACATGTCAACTTGTGGTGAATGTGGCTGTGCTTGAAAAGGGCGAGCAGATTGTTGCCTTGGCATATGATATCCTGGCTGACTTGTTGGTACTGGAGCAGGAAGTACTGGCCCAGTAGATTGGAATAGTGGTACCTGTGCTTGGTTTGCTGGTGGATGGTGAGGTTGGTGGTTAACTTGAGATGGCATAGACCTGTTTATTTGTCCAGAGTTCTGGAACTGCTGAGTAGATGGAGGTGTTTGGTATGCTTGGTTTGCCTGTGGAGGAAGCATTTTTTCCTGTACAGGATGACCAGGAAGTGGCACTGCTTCCATTTGAGGTTGACCCAGGTTCCGCACTGATGTGTGATATGGCAAATCAAAGGTTGACCTTGGTACCTGGTGCGGTTGAGTAGAATGAACTGATACTTGAGGCTCTTGGCTTGGAGGTACAGATTGGGCAAGCTGTGGCAAATTAGGGGATTGTGGCACACTTTGATTTACACCACCAGGCAAGGATTGCCCATTCACAGCAGGGGTTTGGTAAGTTGGACCTGCTGGCAGCATTTGATAAGTCTGGCTTGTATTTGGCATTGTTGTAATTGCATTATGGTTTGGCTGATAAGGCTTACTTGACATTGCCaattgctgttgttgctgttgctgttgctgttgttgataTGGGTTCCCCTGGCCAATGTTTTCAGGGGGTGTATAAGGTTGCCTTAAAGACGACATCTGCTGTGGCTGGCCTGGTGCTACTTGGTAAGGCTGACTGATAGCTACAGGACTTTGATAGGCTTGTCTTGCAATTGGCTGAGACATTTGGTATGGTTGATTAGAGCTTGATACTGGAGGCTGGTATTGTTGCATACCACCAGTAGCTGGAATCTGAAATGGCTGAGATGGTGACTGGTTCATCGGCTGTGATGATGGTGCCTATGACAAAAAAGATAAAGGATATACATTTACACTAGTAAACCCTGAACAAAATTCTTTCAGAACTCTACCTCGAATTATTGCTATAACAGAAATTTGACAAATCTGGTAAATTAGCACCGTTTGGTTGGTTCTCTGAAGCTCCACAGAACGCTGATTTATATTTGTCTATCTTTTGTATTTTACATCCACAATTACCTAAAGTAGCTTTATAATGCCGTATGCTACACGATGAACTACTCAATAGCTTTTCTTATGTCCCTATGTTACCCGGTGGAACCCTTCAATATCAGGTAATCTGCGACGTCAAACCTCCCACCACCATACTATTCAAAAACCACTTTCTTCCGCAACGATCTGAGATGTGTTGGTACACTGAACCAATTTAGAGGTACTCGTCGTCAAAAGATGATACCAATTTGCATCTAGACTTGTAAACAATGAGCAGTCAAtctataatattattactattatcaaaaactggatcattggataatgcaattcaagactttttattggcttagccattgtggtatatgagccaatatgccataatctacaaatatggtaagcgtatgCATCagcttaaaattattaaaagggagctaaaaaattttccctcaagaaacaatggtggcgggcgaaaatcgcttcgcaccagagttgaatgaaaaggaagtcaatGAACAAttagaagatttgtctaatatcttgggggcatTTTTAacgaaacaataattattattccactcgcaCTTGTTgcatatgagatgattatagccaactccgTGCTATGTGCTCGCTggctatcatctcatatccaacatgcgctcatggaataattgaaaaattatcTTATGCTGAATAGGAGGTTAAGTTTGCCAATAAAGGGCTGATCAAAGACTAAtgttcaaaatgtcagttttgtTATCTATGTAAGGTGGAAATTTGCACTTTAGTAGGGACCTTTAAGACTAAGATGAAAACGAATACCAGATTTGACCACctatttttagcaaaaatgcatagaaaatgaataacccggacgattaatcttactctttgttagcagtataggttgctcagttattcattttgctggtaactgagcctttttgttGATCAAAAACCCCCAAACCTGTTCCTATGTTCTTGGCTTGTTTTGAcataacaatatttttgaGAAACCTGGTAGTAAAATAACCATGGTATCTCATTTTCCTGccaaaatgatgaaaagagTTGTTTGCGTGCACTCAATATTGTTCTATGAGAAGATCTTGTACTCATAGTCGTTcttgtcctagaatctaaagccctctattatcaacttgtttcatacCAAATTTTTCGTAAGCTGAACAAGCAGGAATTTAACACATGATTCACAGGAATTTCTATAAAACATGCAAGCCCTAAAACCATCTTAGCCACCAAcagaaacataaaaaaattactgtAACTCAGGGACATACTGTAGCGTGGTTTTTTCATTTAGGTATGCATAGAAAGATGTAGTGAAACAAGAGCCAAGGGCACGAGTGTCTAGGGCGCTCTGGAGGCATGTTGcccagaaaatttttatttaggGCATTGGAAATGACATTTCCCATGTTTTCCAGGGAATAGTTTCATTAATTAAGGTATGAAAAGACTCTAACTATTCAAATAAGtacataaataaaataaaatctttttttttttttaagattttcaagACACCCACGTGTGTAAGTATGTGTATTGTTGCTATTCCCCTGTAACTGTTTTCCTTAAAATGAGGCAATGGCACAAACGGTATTTTCTGAAGGTGGTTATGAATTTACAAGCAATTAACATAGGTTGTTCTATATTTAAGTGTTGTGTAATAATCTGGTCTTTAGTCTAAAGGGGTTGtcaacaactttgaattttaaaagaagTCCTTGAAATCGGAAGAGAAATCACAAGCCTTCAACAACGCCTAATTTATTAGAGAAAATTACAGGTATGCATGCTAATTACAGTATTTCTGCTTATTTTTGTAACATTTAATTTCTGTCTGTTTGTGTATTGGAAACAaacctgaaaagaaatgagttTCTTTTCTCATCGTAATAGTTATTTATCACATTGCAACCTTCAAACTAACCGTATAAGCTTTCTGTGTCCTTGGATCTTCCCAAGAAGTCGTTCTTGTCTTGTGATCAATGAAGAAAGGCCTTCCAGAGTTCGGATCGTGTTTCATTTCCCAGCCGTGTGGAAGAGGTTGAAACCCAGGTGAAAATCCTTGATACATTTCCATACGTGTTTACTTAGCTgaattttacaagaaaaattgaattttgtcAAGATATAAGATTGGACAAATAAATCTTTGTGTCACAAACATTCAGCGTAACTAACATCCGCCATTACGAATTCACGATCGCAAGGGGCTATGGGGTTTTTAAACAGACCGCAGAATGCAGAATGGATTTCCTACTTGTAATGGTAGGGTGGGAGAGCGGCTGTTGTAAGTGTTACTTgctttttcgttgttttttttctttacctgTTATTGTTTAGAGTAGTCGCGTCTTTAATATCGgcgaaaagaagaaaatatcgATGAGAGAGTTAGGGACcggtcattatttatgtaggggggggggggggtgggagAAAATAGGGGGCCCAAGACTATTTTAAATTAGCAAAGAGGgggtattgtttttttctggtaCAAAGATAAGGGGGGGCCACATCAAGAAAGTTAGACTAGTGAACCAGTTGGAGAGGATGGAGTACACTGATACTCTAGTAGTAATTTAATACCATGACATTTGTTGTGTCCTCAACATGTGAATTGAAATAGTAAGCTTTCAATTATCACTGGCCTTATAAACATCTAGCCAGTAGATGCAAGGTAGTGGGAGAGGAAGGGTCATGGTTGAAATAATTGATAGATGAGGGGTGTCACTTGCTATTTGCACACCCTAATGGAGGGGCAACATAGAAAATTTGACATGCCTAACATTTTTCTCCCAGCCCGCCCCCCAACATAAATAATGACCGGCCCTTATAATTCTCGGTGCTTCCCTCGCTTCGCATGTTTTCCTAGTCTCGCGGGTACACTTGTATTTTGATCTCTCGCTGAAAGTAGGGATTACTTGCAGTCTAGTTATTGTTGGTGCGAACCAATAAAGTTGAACTAGCCTCACCCACAAATACCCCTCTCGCACAATAGAGAATGCCACCAGACAAT
This window harbors:
- the LOC141859854 gene encoding uncharacterized protein LOC141859854, which gives rise to MEMYQGFSPGFQPLPHGWEMKHDPNSGRPFFIDHKTRTTSWEDPRTQKAYTAPSSQPMNQSPSQPFQIPATGGMQQYQPPVSSSNQPYQMSQPIARQAYQSPVAISQPYQVAPGQPQQMSSLRQPYTPPENIGQGNPYQQQQQQQQQQQLAMSSKPYQPNHNAITTMPNTSQTYQMLPAGPTYQTPAVNGQSLPGGVNQSVPQSPNLPQLAQSVPPSQEPQVSVHSTQPHQVPRSTFDLPYHTSVRNLGQPQMEAVPLPGHPVQEKMLPPQANQAYQTPPSTQQFQNSGQINRSMPSQVNHQPHHPPANQAQVPLFQSTGPVLPAPVPTSQPGYHMPRQQSARPFQAQPHSPQVDMSYQMDTKPSMAPFPVSGMAASHQVPLSHATGSSQQPKHSMQPSLSQSSGIVPTSKPPEQFVYQNNYGFPPSSVPNVPGNRATVSNNPYQSSQSAAPQQAADGRLPPYSTSVAPQQSQWMPSFANPAHMASQYQQNAQQVSYPPDQSSNRQPQSQSIPGSYQSGSFTSPPGYPVANQQQPVLPGHPVYGHPPTLAYGATYQQPGVPVPHSQYTLLRSTSSEAKISSIDVLLCRAEELEPKILSFSGRRGDREFIFLDEQLTKLILELDKVQTGGLEEIRAARKSAVQRIQFLINTLESKG